In Rutidosis leptorrhynchoides isolate AG116_Rl617_1_P2 chromosome 6, CSIRO_AGI_Rlap_v1, whole genome shotgun sequence, the DNA window TGACGCGTATGTTTTAATTGTTCAAAATCAAATGGAGATTTAGTATTTCTTTTTCGTGTTCAATTGATTGATTATTAATAGCTCAAGAAACCCGATAATGATTACTAGTACTATTACTATGTTCCTctctttaatttattaattatatactgTACTACAGTTAGCATGATAGTTTCATATTGGATTTTTACGGCTCTACTGAGTCGACAGCAATCGTCGATTTATTAGCGACttagacttgactgactcttagagcctaaattaaataccAGGCAGgagttaaaacccatggaaatttgattctaccattttcatggcgtctaattatttttattttattattctttttttttttttaaactttttcctacttaaaggccggaggtcctctcgtaAGCAATctttttatccgtcgaatagagagagggatgactttctctcctTTTGAGAatgtttcactctgggtgaagaaataacttgtctttattctcggataggggaaggattgtctacatctcacctcccccatacaccacttatgtggtattgggttttgttgttgttgttgttgtataaagTTCAAAAATTTCAGAAAAAATTTCGTTATGGATGGTTAAATTAAATTAATCttgattttattatttattttctcTTTGGCATCAAATCAATGTTGTTTTGTACAGTTATTAagattttctttctttttttcttaaTTGAAATTGTATTCAGGGCACAAGGGAATTGCTAAGAATTAGAAAAAGTTTAGAACTTTTTGCATTATGGGTATGTGGAAGATTGTTTAAGGAGCTAAATTGTCATATGTATGAAGAATTTTGTAGGTGATTATGGAGAATTCATATGGTTTTGGTTATCAGATGATGATGATGCTAAAAGGTTTGATTGATTGTTGCAGCATATAAAAATATATGGGAAGGAGCAAGGTGTTCCTTCCTCCTACATACCAATTTTTAATGTTCATCTGTATCTTACTAATCATTTACATTATCGGTTAACCTCTTCGTTTTTAGTCGTTTTACGTTACACCCATGTCATTTTACATAGGTTTAATTTTTATGTGGCCTAGGGGTGAACATTTGGAGTACAAATTATGTTTGAGGTGATAAAACTCAAATCATCGCCATCAATGGTCTATGACTCTACCGTATCAACCGATTGCTGGTATTCTCACTGTATTGCAGTTTTCGTTATTTGATTTTTCCCTTACCGTGATTTTAAACTTTATTGATTCAATTTGTTGTTGCTAAAGCTTTTTTTGTCCAAACTACTTATATTGTGTATTTGCTTTTTAGCATAGCGAAGTTTCAAGAAAGTAAAAGGTATAGATAATGAGGTATGTTTATAGATTTTAATATTAAGGTTTTCAATTTCTATTAGTTTTTCGGGTAAAATTGATGTTTGAGAATCTCACGTGGATTAATCGTATATAGCAATTGTTGCCAAATGTGTGAAAGTTTGAGTAATGCATCAATAATGACTTACAACTGTTGGTTTTAATGAATTACATTTATACTTAACGCTTTATGTAAAGTTGTAAATATAGCATATAATAATATAAGTGGATACTATTTTAATAATACATTGATGGTATCATCTTCTGTTATACATGCCATGTTCTCATTTTAACAATTAGGAATGATATTTTAGACCTAAAAGTTATGGGTGTAATTCAAATCTGATGCTCATTCTATTTCTATTAAGTTGTAATTGTATATTATTTTGTAGGAATGATGTATTATATTTTACGGTTAATTTGGTTTTGCAGTAACCTTCAAAGTGAAGCCCTCAAAGAGGAAATTACTCAGATAACTGCTGCTGATACCAAGGAAACGAAATTTTGTTATTTGAAGGTTCCAGATCTGCTTGATCATGTCATTTGTGTTGATATTCGCAGCTAGCTTCTGCTGTTTCATTCACTGACTACTCGCGGGCATATGCCAATGCCAAACGTTCTTAACGCACTTCACCGTCTGCCTCCTATATGTCGCTAATGACAGAAAGTATTTGCTTTTATATTTTCTTTACCTTTGCTATTCATATGTTGATTTGAGTTGTTTAAGAATAGAGTGATTGTTGATTTGTGATTTGGGTTTTTTTGCAGGTTGTTGTCTGGAGGATTGACGTTTACTCTCTTTCGATTTTAAGGTAAGCTATGTTTTTTAGTGTGTTAATTTCTATTTTTTTGTTCCTTTCGAACGGATAATTATGTGTCTTTATATGGTGATGCTTTATAAGATCTTTATAAGATATATTCTCTATTCTCTAAAGTAAAGTGGATATATTCATAGTGGGTCTGAAATTATGAATATTGTGTTTAAGGAAGCAATAAAAAGAAGTATATCTGATTGCATATCTTTAGTATTGACTTCATACATATATACAATACCAATGGCGTATGACTGTATTCAATGAATTTATTTTCGTTTTGCACTTATATGTAACTAAAAGACGTACAACCCAAATAATAAGTAACTATTGTTGTACAAGGGGATTAGGCATTTGGCTAATTGATTTTGAACTTTTAAACCAACTCGAAAAGATGATTATTGAATATTTCTTTGCTACAACCTTCACCCACTTTGGAATAATATTGTATTTGACCAACAAAACCTGTTCAAATGGTAATAATCTCTAATGTACTAGATCTTCATAGAGTATGTTGAAACTATAGTCTTGCTTAAGTGAATATATATTTGCTATTTAGTTTGTATTTGTATTATGTTGTCACATAGTGCATGTTTGTGACGAATTGTGGGATAGAGTAATTGTTAAATTCTGATCGGGTTTATTATCAACGAACCTGCTACGCTCGAACCTATAACTCCAGCAACACCAATGTCTTCAACTCCTAGTAAACACCAAAGAAACAATAAATCACACATTTTTAATTAGCTGACAAACaatgatgatacgcataatgatccgtctcaaaaaggCACTAATTAGCAGCACCCCGGCTAGGGTTTTACCCGGCGTAGCCCATCCCGGAAAAGAACGCCTTCCCGGCATCACCTCAGTAACCTGACCAGAAGGTTACTTATGTGTGTACCCGGGGAGGATCACGTCGGACAGAGGCTACCCGGGAACGCCACATAAAAATCCAGCCCGGGCAAGCATGCACGCTACCGGCATCACTTAGCCGGATGCAAAGGCATTGAGAAGACAAGGATTATATTAACACACAAATAAGCCCGCCGATAAACCGGCTATAATCTTGCCCGGCCATAACAgataccgtgaagaaacacttggaatataCACAAGGCAACACCCTCCCGACTGATCAAGGCATTCATTCGTAATAACCTAGTCGGGACCACCACAACTTCCCGGTTTAGTATTTCTGACCAAGCACAAGGATACCGTCCCGGGACAAGTACGCTGTCCCGGAGCGAGTGCGTTGTCCCGGAGCATACATTTCATCCCGGAATGGGTACGCTGTCTCGGAGCGAGTACTTGATCCCGGAACAAACATACAAACAAGCTgcacgccacgtcagcccacgaatttAGGAAaatttgttaggatctgctcgattattcccatgaaagggacaggtgccacgtcaacgctcggattggcaaagtttgttataaccatgaaagggacatgtgccacgtcaccattccctcataacatctataaatacgcaaACAAGATTATTCATTcaccaacactggatgcattaatgttactctgcccaaattaattacagTAACATTCCTCCAGTCGATAATACAATTCCGATCAAGATTCCGGTCGATATCGGAATTAATCTTCACCTTAAGATATAACTTATTCGGTtccaatcgaataaggttaatctcaTCGATTGTTTTACACCTTTGAAATtcagatttcaaatcggggtttgcacaattattggagttaaaacattcgatccactctttttcccaaatcaagcactcaaacccgaaatctatttagactaaacgattttggtttgatctaaCAACATATCATAACTAATATACTAcattcataataattaataacacaGCTCCAGACATAGAAGCTTGCATCCGAGCAGAGGAGACAACCTTCAGCAGTCCAGGATCAAGCACCAAACCAGCCCCTTAAAGCAAAGCAAAAAGAATGCTATTCCAATCAAGCAACGACAAAGATGCAAAAATCAAAAGAGTAGCCAAACAAGTACTGTATTAACAGCCGCCTAAAACAACCAGTTGGTACTTTCGTAAGACACGTTATAACATATATGCAGAAAAATGTCGCGGCAACGTGCGTCCGAATCTTTTACTAGTTAATACTATAGACGTGCTTTCTTCCAAAGCTAAAATAATACTCGGTAGAAAATAATGATACCCTCCGTATCATCTTAAGTGTCCACTGTTAacttttcaaagtttttttttttttttgtagactGAGaccataaatatttttatttgtgctatataatataaaataaaatgaaaattatatgaatgaattgagttttaaatgtgttttcattccaTATAATTTTGATCAAATATTATatgacacaaataaaaatatttacaggCAAAGTTGTCAAAGAAAGATTTTGAAAAGTTAGAGTGAACAATTAAGATGTGACGGAAGgagtatattgttatatatatcaaaatatcaaatatataataatacattgaATTTATAGTTATACATTAAAGTTTTCATATAAACAAAAACAAATGATCCAAAATAGAAAACCACTTTTTGATTTTTAATTCAACACGAAAGTCTACGTACACACTCCCCCGGCTGTAAGATACCATAAAAAATATAATACATTAATTATTACCAATCACAAATCAAGATGGGTAACTGTGCATCAAACCATCTCTCAAAACATCAACAAACTTTATCACTCAGTAACGGTCCATCATCAGCCACGAAAGTGATTATAATCAGCTCAATCGACGGAAATTTACGAGAGTTTCATCAACCAATCAAAACACGCCAGGTACTCTCCCGACATCCAAACAACAACTTCTTCCTATGGAGTTCCGAACACATGTTTGTTAACCATCCCGTGCCTCACGTGCCGGAAGATGAAGATCTCCAACCGTCTCAAATTTATTTTCTTATGCCGGTTTCAAAATCGTGTAAACCGCTTTCGTTACATGAACTTTGTTCGTTGGCGATAAAAGCGAGTTTAGCGATAGAAAAAAATCTCAAAATGAAAAATGGGAATACGACATCGTTTAGTGGACGGCGTAAATGGAATATTAATCCAAAGGTGGATTTCCAGCTGGCGTTGAAGCAGCTTAGGTGATGACACGTGCGATTAAATGTTAACGTATGTGTACTCATCGAAGAAAATGTGTGTAGCTGTTTGATTTAATTATATCATGATTCATGATGTATACAAGAAAAATTGAAATGTGATGAAAATGTACAAATATTGATTTTTGAAAATGATCAGAGTTCTAAAATCGTGTACAAAAGTGTGTATTTGGATTGTTATCAGTTATATTTTGAGATATCATTTGTACGAGTATTTGgtaaatatatttgtttaaaaatgtaaTAGTAACCAATTAGTTGGAGACTTGGAATACTTGTTTACCAGATAtcacttgtatttttttttttttcattatttttttcCTTTCTAATTATATCCCGATTGTTGTGTTAGGAGAGACCCGAATATTTCTATAGTATTTTTCTTAAattaaatatcacaaaaactatgATTAATCAAAAAAATCACAAACATTTATATGCCTACAAGAACTAGAATTAATTAATGGCAAAACTTCAAAAATAAAATATCGCACGAATATAGATAACATCAATAATAAGAAAATGAGAACAGAGAAATTGAAATGTCAATTAGTCAAGTAATGAGGGTACACAAACGCCAGCAtgaaatatttatgtatatatcaatTTAATTCATTAAAATATAATTCATTAAGACTTTTTGGTTATCATAGGTTACTATCAAGTCATCGTGATAAGGTGTGTAGTAAACATTTTTTTGTCATTCATCTACCacttgaatataataacatatataaaccTGAGTTAGCAAAAAATGATACTCCGTAATTAGTTAGCCCCGACATTTAATAAATCCAATAAACCTATAAAACTTGAACGCAAACCAAACGTTATCTACATGCATATTTTTCAATGATTATTAATGGCAACTCTAAGAAAAAGAACACCAAACAGTTAAATCATATAGTACGACGTGTCAGTGTATCTGAAATATACGaaagataatatcataataataataatagtaatgaacatAAATAATATATGAATGGAGCGTTACTTATTTGAAGAGTGCAATATCGGTTTGAAAAACTCATTTTATTTATCTCTGAAAAGTATAATCATAAATTATTAATGGTGAGATTTGTTATATCTTAATAATAGGCCGATTTAACTTGTTAGAATCAATTCAAAGTAAAACTACTACAATTAACTAGTACGGAATATCAAAAATCGAAAAAACACTTTCAATAAATTGTAAAATCAATaaattgtaaaatattatataccTGATTACACAAATGATAGTTTAGATACTATTGAGCATTCAATAATTTTTTTTGTCGACAAGCATTGGATTTGTGGGAAAGAGTCTACAAGTGGTGGAATATGGGATCGTTTTCAAATCAAAGTATCAATGAGGTTTTTCGCGGGGCAAGTGGGCGACAATTAACTCCTATGGGGGCGGGTATATGGCAAGCTATGGAATGAGTATGCGGCTATTTAATATGGAAGAATCGAGATCGGAAAGTGTTCTCGAATGAATGTTGAAACGGTCCGGGGGCTTTAATGGAAGTCCAATTAGTCTCCTTTGATTGGATTTCTTCACGTCTCAAAAACAAAAAACTAGAATGGCTTGAGTCGTTATCAAATCCTATCCAATATTGTATAAATTACTTTTTCTAGTTTCATTTGTATGTTGCTTTCTCTGCAACGTTGTATCTCGTGTTCatatcaaggttgcaaaaatcggaaAAATCAGCGGAGTTCTCGCCGAGAAATTGTTTTAGAGTTGCTGCCGAGTTCTCGTTTTGAATTCGGCTAAAATCGGTCAACGGTCGGTTTAATCGGTCAACGACCAATAAATTGAGTTTCTCGgccaaaaatcggtcaaatctcggtcaATCCGGTCAAATCTCGTTCAAATCTTGGGTATCATAAAAATTAtctcaaaagtcaacaaaagtcaaccactgagaactccccgagttctccgagAACTCCTAGAAATGGTCCCGCCGAGAACTCTCCGAGTTCCGATTTCTTCAACCTTGGTTCATATTGCCCAATTGTCTTGTAATGGGCGTATGTTTCGTGTTGTACCTCTTTTTCTCGTGCTATGAAATGTTGCCTTTCGAAAAAAAAAGAATGAACAAAAGAATAAGCTAAGTAGTCTAGGGCATGAAAATTTTGACCGTTTCGTGTTATCCACCCTATCGTTTATCCATGTAGTAGTTGACTCTTATTTAAGTAGCTTAAATTATTCAGTTTTTTAATTTACCTTTCAATTTAATTtatcttttttaattttttattcttTGAAAATTTTCTTACTCTTATTTAGTTACAGGTTTGAACCAATTTTCCTTCTCGATCTCTTCTGGGAGCTCTAGGTATAGATACAAATTCATTTTCGGCTCCATCTTCTTCTAAAAAATCGATAGTATCGAGTGCTTGGTGTGGATTATATACATTTGCAATTGCTAACGTTTCTTCATAATTTTCATCGTCTCGATCTATCCTAAAACGTTTCAATTTTTTAAAAGAGTTTGAATGGTAGTTTGAAGTATAAAATGTATGAAAAAAGGCAGTAGTATATATAGGGAAATATATTGta includes these proteins:
- the LOC139852258 gene encoding uncharacterized protein, coding for MGNCASNHLSKHQQTLSLSNGPSSATKVIIISSIDGNLREFHQPIKTRQVLSRHPNNNFFLWSSEHMFVNHPVPHVPEDEDLQPSQIYFLMPVSKSCKPLSLHELCSLAIKASLAIEKNLKMKNGNTTSFSGRRKWNINPKVDFQLALKQLR